In Paenibacillus xylanilyticus, the genomic window CCGGATGAATTCTGTGCATGCATATCCCCCTCAGATTTTGCGGTTTGCCGCTTGGAATCAACGGTTTGTATATCATAGTAAAAAAAGAGTGAATTGGTATGGACGAGTACCCGGAAAATGTATAGGGATGTGCCGCTTTTGCCATTGCTCCATACACTGGAGGGAGGGAAGGGGGCTGGAAACATTGGATTATCATGATTTACTGGCTAAACTCGGTGAAGGAAGTGCGCATCCTGGCGGATTCACGGCGACAGTGCAATTGATCGATTCCTTGTCTCTTCCTGAACGGGGGCGAGTATTGGAAGTAGGATGTGGTACAGGGAGGACGGCATGTTATCTCGCGCGAAATGGGTATCGGGTGACGGCGATTGATCTCCACCGTCAGATGCTGGAGAAAGCGGTCAGAAGAGCAAGACGTGAACGGCTCGATATTCGTTTTATTCAGGCGGATGTCACTGCGTTACCTTTTCCGGATCATCAATTTGATGTGGTGTTTGTGGAGTCGGTAACGATATTTACTCGCTGGCGCGCTGCACTCTCCGAATATAAACGGGTTTTGAAACCAGGAGGGCGCTTGATTGACAGAGAGATGGTTTTGTGCGGACGGAAAACTGAGCTGATGAGCCGCAGGTTGAAGCGTTTTTATGGAGTGAAGACACTGGCCAGCATGGCAGTATGGAAGAAGCGACTCAAACAGTGCGGATTTACCAGCGTGTTGGTTCGTGAGCACTCTCGCTCCATGGGGAAATGGGTAGTGGATCATGATCCGCACCGGGAACTGGACATGGCTCTGTTTGAGGACGAACAGTTCCGGCGCATGAGTGAAACCAATGACCAATTGCTGGCGAGATACGGTAAAAGGTTGGGTTATGCCGTTTTTGATGCAAAGGTCCCGCCTGACGAGAGATGAATGCTGATGAAGGTGAACTTAAGCGTAAGTTATTGGTGTGAGAAAAGGAAAAGGCAACTCACAGGGTGAGTTGCCTTTTTGTACTGCAGGTTGAATGCCGGCCAGGGAAGCCGTTACAGCATATCGTTGTCGATAATTCGCCAGTGATGTTTGAGGAGGGACTCCAATTGCGGTTTGTCGTTGGTACGGAAGGCGTTAAGAATCTGGCGATGTTCCTCGTTAACCTGCTGAAGAACTCCGGATAACTTCGATTTGTTGTCACTTACATAGGACTGGCGAATGAAGCTGTTTTTCAATGTATCCAACATTTCAATAACGGTTGAATTGCCACATTGCTGGATGTACAAGTTGTGAAATTGATATTGGTCTTTACTATAGGCGGTAAGATCGAGCTGAGCAATGTCTTCATCCATTCTTGCGATAAGTGCTTCCATCTCTAGTAGGTCGGATGATCTCAAATGATCTGCTGCGAGTGTGGCGGCGAGAGCTTCCAGTACCCCGATGGCCTGGGAGAATTCAAGCTTTTTGCCAGAATCAAAAGGAGCAACAATAAAACCCCGGCGCGGAATATACTGCAGCAGATTGTCTGATGCAAGCTGAAACAGCGCCTCTCTTGTCGGAGTGCG contains:
- a CDS encoding class I SAM-dependent methyltransferase, giving the protein MDYHDLLAKLGEGSAHPGGFTATVQLIDSLSLPERGRVLEVGCGTGRTACYLARNGYRVTAIDLHRQMLEKAVRRARRERLDIRFIQADVTALPFPDHQFDVVFVESVTIFTRWRAALSEYKRVLKPGGRLIDREMVLCGRKTELMSRRLKRFYGVKTLASMAVWKKRLKQCGFTSVLVREHSRSMGKWVVDHDPHRELDMALFEDEQFRRMSETNDQLLARYGKRLGYAVFDAKVPPDER
- a CDS encoding GntR family transcriptional regulator encodes the protein MEVPRYRSLKDHVYDYIAQKIQDGTLLPNQKINEAEICKKLDISRTPTREALFQLASDNLLQYIPRRGFIVAPFDSGKKLEFSQAIGVLEALAATLAADHLRSSDLLEMEALIARMDEDIAQLDLTAYSKDQYQFHNLYIQQCGNSTVIEMLDTLKNSFIRQSYVSDNKSKLSGVLQQVNEEHRQILNAFRTNDKPQLESLLKHHWRIIDNDML